The genomic segment AGACGGACGCCCTCGACCCGCGCAATCTGGTGCAGCGCGTCGAGGCGGTCGTCCTGACGGGCGGCAGTGCGTACGGGCTCGACTCCGCGTCCGGTGTCGTGGCGTGGCTGGAGGAGCGGGGGCGGGGTGTGAGGGTGGGCCCCGACCCGGCCCATGTCGTGCCGGTCGTCCCGGCCGCGTGCGTCTTCGACCTGGGCCGGGGCGGCGACTTCGGGGCCCGCCCCGACGCGGCGACGGGCCGGGCCGCCGTCGAGGACGCCGCGCGCACGGAGCCGTTCACTCCGGTCGTGGAGGGCAACGTCGGGGCGGGCACAGGTGCGCTGGTCGGCAGGGTCAAGGGCGGTGTCGGCAGCGCGAGCGTGCGTCTGGACTCGGGGATCACGGTCGCCGCGCTGGCCGTGGCGAACGCGGCGGGGTCGGCGGTGGATCCGGGGACGGGAGTGTTGTACGGGCAGTACTTCAGGGGGCGGCGGGTCGGCTACCCCGCGCCCGAGGTGCACGAGGAGGCGACGCGGCGGCTCGCCGAGACCGCCGTCCACAACGGGCCGCCGCCGCTGAACACGACCCTCGCCGTGGTCGCCACGGACGCCGGACTCACCAAGGCGCAGGCGCAGAAGCTGGCGGGCACGTCGCACGACGGCATGGCGCGCGCGGTGCGGCCCGTCCACCTCCTCAACGACGGCGACACGGTGTTCGCCCTCGCGACCGGGGACCGGGCCCTGGCCGC from the Streptomyces venezuelae genome contains:
- a CDS encoding P1 family peptidase, with the translated sequence MTSASAGPAGAAFRPLSDSLTDVAGLRVGHATRTGGGRLTGTTVVLAPEGGAVAAVDVRGGGPGTRETDALDPRNLVQRVEAVVLTGGSAYGLDSASGVVAWLEERGRGVRVGPDPAHVVPVVPAACVFDLGRGGDFGARPDAATGRAAVEDAARTEPFTPVVEGNVGAGTGALVGRVKGGVGSASVRLDSGITVAALAVANAAGSAVDPGTGVLYGQYFRGRRVGYPAPEVHEEATRRLAETAVHNGPPPLNTTLAVVATDAGLTKAQAQKLAGTSHDGMARAVRPVHLLNDGDTVFALATGDRALAAGNPLALNEILAAGADLVTEAITRAMLAADSVKTPGGTFPSYVDLYGKQ